AGATCTAAGTATTCAGGGAATGTAAAAAAAATCTTTTTTTTTTGGAGATTAATTAGCAATCTCCATATTCTATTCTTTTTAATATTTAATAATGGAATATTTAATTCAAGTATCATTGTTAAACTTGAGAAATTACCAATTAATCTGGCAACAACTGGATTCCTTAAGTATAATATTGAAAATGTGAAATAACAACTGCATTTGCGTTCAATCCTTATTAACCAAACCAACCAATCCAATAATCTTATCCAAATTATAAAGATAAAATTATCACCAGAATTAGTCTTCTGGTATTGGTTTAGTATAGTTTAGATGTTTTAAAACATTGAAACATACAATTTAAAAAGAAAAAATATATTGATTCTATTAGAGGAACTGGTCTAAAAAAAATGTTTTTTTTTATATCTTCTGAAATAATTTGTTAATAAAATATTATGTGGGTTATTCTGAGATTATTATGAATTCGCCCACTTTCTCTACTTTACCGAACGGAACTAATAAATTCTCTCCTTTCTTCTTGGCACCTTTGATATGTACATTTCTGCCTTTTTCAACTTTAATAACAACATCAGTTATCTTTCCAGTTTTACCGTTGATTACCAATTCTTCAAGTTCTCCTAGAATTCTAGCATTATTTGTTGCTACTTGGTATCCCTTGATCTCGCTCCAGACTTTTTCTTCCCCTTTTATAAGTTTTCTCTCTTCAACAACCATTACAATCACCTAAATTTTTAACCCAATGTTACTCAAAACATCCTCTAAAACTACTATGTCCTCACAGCTATTAATATTTACGGCCAGTTCAATTTTCCCTAACTTGAGAACTTCCTCATCTTGTTGCTTGTTGTTACTTCTTAATATATTTAATCCCGACGGAACCACATCTCCAAGCACAATACTGGGCTTCAAACCATTTTTCTTGAATAATTCTATTGGAACAGCAATGCACATTGCTGGTTTCCTGGACTTTTCATATTCTAAAAGAACTTGATTTATAATTTCGCTTGTTATTAATGGTAAATCAGCAGTAATAGTTAATATAATCTTGTTTGAATCGTGTTGGAAACATTCTGAAATATAATACTGTAAATCTTCAATATATCCATTTCCAGGTGTTTGAAAGGCAGAATATCCTCCTATGCGGGCAAATTTAGAAGTTTTAGGAGTGTTTGGACTTGTTAATATAATTACATCTGAAATTCCTTTCGAAGCCAACAGTGCATTAATAACATGTTGGATCATTGGTATTCCGCCAACTTCAATGAG
This sequence is a window from Methanobacterium sp. SMA-27. Protein-coding genes within it:
- a CDS encoding PRC-barrel domain-containing protein, with the protein product MVVEERKLIKGEEKVWSEIKGYQVATNNARILGELEELVINGKTGKITDVVIKVEKGRNVHIKGAKKKGENLLVPFGKVEKVGEFIIISE
- a CDS encoding NTP transferase domain-containing protein, giving the protein MVTAIIMAGGMGTRMRGKKEKPLIEVGGIPMIQHVINALLASKGISDVIILTSPNTPKTSKFARIGGYSAFQTPGNGYIEDLQYYISECFQHDSNKIILTITADLPLITSEIINQVLLEYEKSRKPAMCIAVPIELFKKNGLKPSIVLGDVVPSGLNILRSNNKQQDEEVLKLGKIELAVNINSCEDIVVLEDVLSNIGLKI